ACCATCATCCCAGCTCTCCAAGCAGCAATGTCTCGCTCGGTTACTGGCTTGTGGTGTGGAGTTCAAAAAGTCAGCTGGGACAGTGAATTCTGGAAGATAATAAGCAGAGATGAACTGAGAGAGAAAACGAAAGAAAATTCAGAGTTTTCTTCCAATCTGTCAACATGGGctcgagacagacagacaccccaacctccacccccagtCTCCCAATGGTTATGGGAAAAAGTCCCCATAGTCTTACCGGATCTGGGTCTAGCGAGGGAGCTGGCGGGTGGTGGTTTAACTGGAGGGCCAGCCaaggggagagggtgagaaggGCAGCTCTTCCCGGTACCCACAGCTGGTGATCAGAATTGAACCTACGATTGTTGACACCCCCCACCAACAACGCCAATTAACAGGACACTGCGAGCAATCTTTAGCATCTCAACATGCCCAGCAAGATAGAGTGGGTATCCCCCTTAATCTATCGTGGGGATGTGGGCATCCTGGCTAGGCTGGCATTTACCCAGAGTGGTCCAGAGGGTGGTTATGAGTCAGtgacattgatgtgggtctggagtcacatgtagaccagacttcCTACCCTAAAGGATCATAGAGTCCCtagagtgtgggagcaggccattcagcccatcgggtccatgttgaccctctgaagagcatcctacccaggcTCACCTTATGCCTGTAATCTTGCTTcgcccacggccaatccaccctaacctgcacatccctgggcactatgggacaatttagcatggccaatccaccctaacctgcacatccctgggcactatgggacaatttcccatggcccaaGATGTTAGAGTGGATAGCTCATGCTAAACCGCCCCACAGATGTACAAGATGAGGGGCACAGacggagtggatagccagagggttttccccagggcagaaatgtctatcatgaggggggcATAATTTGAAAGGTGATTGGAGGGTGGtttgggggagatgtcagaggtaggttcttcacacagtagtgggtgcatggaatgtggTGGTAGAAGAGtcagacattagggacatttcagcGACTCTCggatagacacatggaagatagtacaatgaagggtgtgTAAGTTAGTTTGATGTTAAGAGTAGGATAGAAGGCCGGCACAACATGGAGGGCCAACAGGCCTGTACTGTTTGATGTTCTAACCTGCGCTGTTTCAGACTGTGGGAGCAAgccagcacagacacagggagaaggtgtcTAGTTTGCACAgacaccagaggctggaatcgaaccggggtccctggcactgtgagggagcagtgctaaccaccaagccaccccAAAGGCACTTTTACAACAATGATAATTGTCACGGTCACTAAAGGCCAGCTTTATATTCTGAAAGAGAATTTAAACCCCACCAACTGCTGtagttggatttgaacccatgttccttGGGCATTagcctgggatggggagggggtggcgaTATCACCACCGCACCAAGATGGACTCCAGCCAATCACCGGAATGTATCTAGCCTCCAGCACTCacgtccctccctcacactctagGTTTCCTGACGAAGAGCAACCACATGAtcccagaaaacaaaccaaaattCCCAACAGCCCTCTCCTCCAAGCAATGGCGGGGGCCCGTGGAATTGGGGAACACGGCCTCAGACATCGAGCTAGCAGTGACAGACGAGCCACGACCCGCTCTCCTGTTAAAGTTTAGAGTGAGGTGACCAGATGGTTTACTCTAACATAACCAGCAGTAAATAGATAGCAGCAACCACTTCCCGAAACAGCTCAAAACGTGAAAGAAATTCACAattcaaaagaaaaatattaCAAAGATTGGGTAGGGTAATGTGGGAGCGTTTCCTCGTCCCCAACGTTAGCCTGACCTCCTCAGCAAGGCTACCATAGCACCCATTACTTCCTGAAGGGACCTGCTCATGGTAGCAATCCGATCTATACAGCATACGGCCAGAGGTTAGAGCGCTTGCGGTCTCTATCGGAACTGGGGTCAGGTATGGCTGGCAAGGTGTCACAGCTGGCTTACTGGGTCTGAGCCCAGCTTCAGTCCTAAACATCTGGAGGCAGTAGGAGCTGTAATAATTGTTATGTCGTTCAGTACTACGTGACAGCAGCTCAAGTTGGGTCACTAACCCTGCTGGAGGGAAACACCAACATGGCAGAGGACGGCTCAGTGATTGACACAGCTACCTCAGtgccaggttcaatcccagcctccaGCAACGGTGGAATTtcgcatgttctcccagtgtctgcacaggtttcctcccacggttcaaagctgccatgctaaattgtcccatagtgcccagggatgtacaggttagggtggattggccatgctaaattgccccatagtgtcccagggatgtgcaggttagggtggattggccatgctaaactgtcccatagtgcccagggatgtgtaggttaggatggattggccatgctaaattgtcccatagtgcccagggatgtgcaggttagggtggattggccgtgctaaattgtcccatagtgcccagggatgtgcaggtttgggtggattggccatgctaaattgtcccatagtgtccagggatgtgcaggttagggtggattggccatgctaaattgtcccatagtacccagggatgtgcagggttacagggataaaaaTGAGGTGGGATGctctcagagggttggtgtggagccaaaggggctgaatggcctgcttccacactgaagggctTCTGTGAAGAAGGTCATAAATAAACAAAAAAGAAGCAATGTTTGTCCTTCCATAGAATCATATAGTCCACAAAAGGTCCCTTCAGGTGATCCAGTCTGTCCCACCAGTAAAATAAACATTGCCTGGGGAAATCCATGTGCACTTGCACACTGCTGTGGAGCTTAAACTCATTTCTCCCTCCCTGGCGGTCTTCCTGCCCACTGGTTGTGCTCAGGACCAGTCAGAATATGGTTTCCTCACCAATGCTCTGCGTGCCACTCTCTGCTGCCAACTTGCCATCCTCACAGTGGAGGAGATGGCGCTGAAATTCAGGTTGAGGAATTCGGTGCCTGGCATTAAAGGGGCAGACCCGAATCATGTTTGCCAGTTCAGGGTGATTCTGAAAAAGGGAACaaaagacaatttaaaaaaaacaacacaatctctaacctcctccagtcctaaACAGTCCCTCCGTAGCTCAGCTTGAACATTTTGACAATGAGCAAACAGTGTGTTCACCAAATCTGGGGGGCCACAGTTCACTGATACATTGAGAAAAGCAGTCATTggctgaccagtatttattgccggCCCCTAGCTACCCTTGAGCTGAGCAGCgtgaccatttcagaggacagttgagagtcagccatattggctgtgtggtctggagtcatgcgtaggcccagaccaggtaagggtggcagtttcctccTGTGacgggcattagtgaaccagatgggactcTTTCTCCCCAACAACAGATTCTTGGTCGTTAGATTCTTAATTTGagacttttaaaagaaaacaactaTTGAATTCACATCTcgccatggtagaatttgaaccgGGGTTCTCAGACCATTAGCGGAGTTTCTGTATTACACAGGGGGGCATCACCCAGGTTAAACTCCCAAGAGATGGGCAACACATTGTTGAGAGAGTTAACATCACGGGGACtggaacacacaaaaaaaaaaaatcaattaggcttcagggaaaaaaaaatctaaaaaggcTGAAAATCAAGCAGCAACAAAACGGATCTTAAAACAACGCGATTGTGAAAACGGGCACTTACTTCCCGACACTTCACCAGGTGGTAAGGAAAGCGACTGCTTCGGATCTGGTGGCTGCGGTCGTAGGGACAGACCAGGAGTTGGTCGGAATTCATCACACTCAGCGTCAGTCTTAAGTGAGAACAGACACCATCCACACTTCAGCTTCACTCTGCTGGCTGGTACACGTgcctttgctgtgggtctgaagtcacggAGGCCATATCAGGGAAGGAGGGCTGATAGCCTTCCTGAAAAGGAAAGGTCAGGTCATGGAGTCTGTGccattcagcacggaaacagacccttcggcccaacccgtccatgccgaccagatatcccaacccaatctagtcccccctgccagcacccggcccatatccctccaaacccttcctattcatatacccatccaaatgcctcttaaatgttgtaattgtaccaaccttcaccacatcctctggcagctcattccatacacgtaccaccctctgtgtgaaaacgttgccccttaggtcccttttatatctttcccttctcaccctaaacctatgccctctagttctggactccccccaccccagggaaaagatttcatctatttatcctatccgtgcccctcatgattttataagcctttataaacaggtcatccctcagcctccgacactccagggaaaacagccccaacctattcagcttctcagGGATATTGCCGGTGTGTTGGAGGGTTCGAGTGATAGAGAGCGTCCTGTGCATTTgcgacatgacttcccaactcagacttgtgggcacagtggttagcactgctgcctcacagcatctgagacccgggttcaattcccgcctcaggcgactgattgtgtggagtttgcacgttctccccgtgtctgcgtgggtttcctccgggtgctccggtttcctcccacagtccaaagatgtgtgggtcaggtgaattggccatgctaaattgcccgtagtgttaggtaaggggtaaatgtaggggtatgggtgggtttcgcttcggcgggtcggtgtggactggttgggccgaagggcctgtttccacattgtaagtctaatctaatatgccATACACTGACCAAGTGAAAGCAAATGTACCAAAATGGCTGCTACACCACCCTCTCTACCCGAGAgtccagtttcaaggagctatgaacctgcactccaatgtctccccaggaccttaccattgggTGTATAAAGTCCTGCCTTTGCAGAGCAGTTTTGGTTCCTCAGAACCTTTCCCACTTTTATCAAGATCTCCCGCATGTCCTCTTGAGGGGCTTGGGTGTTCCAGTGTCTTcac
The window above is part of the Hemiscyllium ocellatum isolate sHemOce1 chromosome X, sHemOce1.pat.X.cur, whole genome shotgun sequence genome. Proteins encoded here:
- the LOC132805818 gene encoding gametocyte-specific factor 1-like isoform X2, which gives rise to MNSDQLLVCPYDRSHQIRSSRFPYHLVKCRENHPELANMIRVCPFNARHRIPQPEFQRHLLHCEDGKLAAESGTQSIEEDEASSPFVFGQSKFLNGKKMSGR
- the LOC132805818 gene encoding gametocyte-specific factor 1-like isoform X1, which gives rise to MNSDQLLVCPYDRSHQIRSSRFPYHLVKCRENHPELANMIRVCPFNARHRIPQPEFQRHLLHCEDGKLAAESGTQSIEFTVPADFLNSTPQASNRARHCCLESWDDEEDEASSPFVFGQSKFLNGKKMSGR